Proteins encoded in a region of the Papio anubis isolate 15944 chromosome 14, Panubis1.0, whole genome shotgun sequence genome:
- the SNX17 gene encoding sorting nexin-17 isoform X2, with amino-acid sequence MHFSIPETESRSGDSGGSAYVAYNIHVNGVLHCRVRYSQLLGLHEQLRKEYGANVLPAFPPKKLFSLTPAEVEQRREQLEKYMQAVRQDPLLGSSETFNSFLRRAQQETQQVPTEEVSLEVLLSNGQKVLINVLTSDQTEDVLEAVAAKLDLPDDLIGYFSLFLVREKEDGAFSFVRKLQEFELPYVSVTSLRSQEYKIVLRKSYWDSAYDDDVMENRVGLNLLYAQTVSDIERGWILVTKEQHRQLKSLQEKVSKKEFLRLAQTLRHYGYLRFDACVADFPEKDCPVVVSAGNSELSLQLRLPGQQLREGSFRVTRMRCWRVTSSAIMMSICLQSMVDELMVKKSGGSIRKMLRRRVGGTLRRSDSQQAVKSPPLLESPDATRESMVKLSSKLSAVSLRGIGSPSTDASASDVHGNFAFEGIGDEDL; translated from the exons ATGCACTTTTCCATTCCCGAAACCGAGTCCCGCAGCGGGGACAGCGGCGGCTCCGCTTACGTG GCCTATAACATTCACGTGAATGGAGTCCTGCACTGTCGGGTGCGCTACAGCCAGCTCCTGGGGCTGCACGAGCAG CTTCGGAAGGAGTATGGGGCCAATGTACTTCCTGCATTCCCCCCAAAGAAGCTTTTCTCTCTGACTCCTGCTGAGGTAGAACAGAGGAGAGAGCAGTTAGAGAAGTACATGCAAGCTG TTCGGCAAGACCCATTGCTTGGGAGCAGCGAGACCTTCAACAGTTTCCTGCGTCGGGCACAACAG GAGACACAGCAGGTCCCCACAGAGGAAGTGTCCTTGGAAGTGCTGCTCAGCAACGGGCAGAAAGTTCTTATCAACGTGCTAACTTCAGATCAGACTGAGGATGTCCTGGAG GCTGTAGCTGCAAAGCTGGATCTTCCAGATGACTTGATTGGATACTTTAGCCTATTCTTAGTTCGAGAAAAAGAGGATGGAGCCTTTTCTT TTGTACGGAAGTTGCAAGAGTTTGAGCTGCCTTATGTGTCTGTTACCAGCCTTCGGAGTCAAGAGTATAAGATTGTGCTGAGGAAGAG TTATTGGGACTCTGCCTATGATGACGATGTCATGGAGAACCGGGTTGGCCTGAACCTGCTTTATGCTCAG ACGGTATCAGATATTGAGCGTGGGTGGATCTTGGTCACCAAGGAACAGCACCGGCAACTCAAATCTCTGCAAGAGAAGGTCTCCAAGAAGGAG TTCCTGAGACTGGCCCAGACACTGCGGCACTATGGCTACCTGCGCTTTGATGCCTGTGTGGCTGACTTCCCGGAAAAGGACTGTCCCGTGGTGGTGAGCGCGGGCAACAGTGAGCTCAGCCTGCAGCTCCGCCTGCCTGGCCAGCAACTCCGAGAAGGCTCCTTCCGGGTCACCCGCATGCGATGCTGGCGGGTCACCTCCTCT GCTATCATGATGAGCATCTGCTTGCAGTCCATGGTGGATGAACTGATGGTGAAGAAATCAGGCGGCAGTATCAGGAAG ATGCTGCGCCGGCGGGTGGGGGGCACTCTGAGACGCTCAGACAGCCAGCAAGCAGTGAAGTCCCCACCACTGCTT GAGTCACCTGATGCCACCCGGGAGTCTATGGTCAAACTCTCA AGTAAGCTGAGTGCTGTGAGCTTGCGGGGAATTGGCAGTCCCAGCACAGATGCCAGTGCCAGTGATGTCCACGGCAATTTCGCCTTCGAGGGCATTGGAGATGAGGATCTGTAA
- the ZNF513 gene encoding zinc finger protein 513 isoform X3 translates to MGFERDSEGDSLGARPGLPYGLSDDESGGGRALSAESEVEEPARGPGEARGERPGPACQLCGGPTGEGPCCGAGGPGGGPLLPPRLLYSCRLCTFVSHYSSHLKRHMQTHSGEKPFRCGRCPYASAQLVNLTRHTRTHTGEKPYRCPHCPFACSSLGNLRRHQRTHAGPPTPPCPTCGFRCCAPRPARPPSPTEQEGAVPRRPEDALLLPDLSLHVPPGGASFLPDCGQLRGEGEGLCGTGSEPLPELLFPWTCRGCGQELEEGEGSRLGAAMCGRCMRGEAGGGASGGPQGPSDKGFACSLCPFATHYPNHLARHMKTHSGEKPFRCARCPYASAHLDNLKRHQRVHTGEKPYKCPLCPYACGNLANLKRHGRIHSGDKPFRCSLCNYSCNQSMNLKRHMLRHTGEKPFRCTTCAYTTGHWDNYKRHQKVHGHGGAGGPGLSASEGWAPPHSPPSVLSSRGPPALGTAGSRAVHTDSP, encoded by the exons ATGGGCTTCGAGAGAGACTCAGAAG GAGACTCTCTGGGGGCCAGGCCTGGGCTTCCCTACGGGCTGAGCGACGATGAGTCTGGGGGCGGCCGGGCACTAAGTGCGGAGAGTGAAGTTGAGGAGCCAGCCAGGGGTCCAGGGGAGGCCAGGGGTGAGAGGCCAGGCCCAGCCTGCCAGCTGTGTGGGGGGCCGACAGGTGAGGGGCCGTGTTGTGGGGCAGGAGGGCCGGGTGGGGGGCCCCTGCTGCCCCCACGGCTACTGTACTCATGCCGCCTCTGCACCTTCGTGTCCCACTACTCGAGCCACCTGAAGCGgcacatgcagacacacagcGGAGAGAAGCCGTTCCGCTGTGGCCGCTGCCCCTACGCCTCAGCCCAGCTCGTCAACCTGACACGACATACCCGCACCCACACTGGCGAGAAGCCCTACCGCTGTCCCCACTGCCCCTTTGCctgcagcagcctgggcaacctgagGCGGCATCAGCGTACCCACGCAGGGCCCCCCACTCCTCCCTGCCCGACCTGTGGCTTCCGCTGCTGTGCTCCACGACCAGCCCGGCCTCCCAGTCCCACAGAGCAGGAAGGGGCGGTGCCCCGGCGACCTGAAG ATGCTCTGCTCCTTCCAGATTTGAGCCTCCATGTGCCACCAGGTGGTGCCAGTTTCCTGCCAGACTGTGGGCAGCTGCGGGGTGAAGGGGAGGGCCTCTGTGGAACTGGATCAGAACCACTGCCAGAGCTGCTATTTCCTTGGACCTGCCGGGGCTGTGGACAAGAGCTGGAGGAGGGTGAGGGCAGTCGGCTGGGAGCTGCCATGTGTGGGCGCTGCATGCGAGGAGAGGCTGGAGGGGGTGCCAGTGGGGGGCCCCAGGGCCCCAGTGACAAAGGCTTTGCCTGTAGCCTCTGCCCCTTTGCCACTCACTATCCCAACCACCTGGCCCGGCACATGAAGACACACAGTGGCGAGAAGCCCTTCCGCTGCGCCCGCTGTCCTTATGCCTCTGCTCATCTGGATAACCTGAAACGGCACCAGCGCGTCCATACAGGAGAGAAGCCCTACAAGTGTCCCCTCTGCCCTTATGCCTGTGGCAATCTGGCCAACCTCAAGCGTCATGGTCGCATCCACTCTGGTGACAAACCTTTTCGGTGTAGCCTTTGCAACTACAGCTGCAACCAGAGCATGAACCTTAAACGTCACATGCTGCGGCACACAGGCGAGAAGCCCTTCCGCTGTACCACCTGCGCCTATACCACGGGCCACTGGGACAACTACAAGCGCCACCAAAAGGTGCATGGCCACGGTGGGGCAGGAGGGCCTGGTCTCTCCGCCTCTGAGGGCTGGGCCCCACCTCATAGCCCACCCTCTGTTTTGAGCTCTCGGGGCCCACCAGCCCTGGGGACTGCTGGCAGCCGGGCTGTCCATACAGACTCACCCTGA
- the SNX17 gene encoding sorting nexin-17 isoform X1, protein MHFSIPETESRSGDSGGSAYVAYNIHVNGVLHCRVRYSQLLGLHEQLRKEYGANVLPAFPPKKLFSLTPAEVEQRREQLEKYMQAVRQDPLLGSSETFNSFLRRAQQETQQVPTEEVSLEVLLSNGQKVLINVLTSDQTEDVLEAVAAKLDLPDDLIGYFSLFLVREKEDGAFSFVRKLQEFELPYVSVTSLRSQEYKIVLRKSYWDSAYDDDVMENRVGLNLLYAQTVSDIERGWILVTKEQHRQLKSLQEKVSKKEFLRLAQTLRHYGYLRFDACVADFPEKDCPVVVSAGNSELSLQLRLPGQQLREGSFRVTRMRCWRVTSSVPLPSGSTSSPGRGRGEVRLELAFEYLMSKDRLQWVTITSPQAIMMSICLQSMVDELMVKKSGGSIRKMLRRRVGGTLRRSDSQQAVKSPPLLESPDATRESMVKLSSKLSAVSLRGIGSPSTDASASDVHGNFAFEGIGDEDL, encoded by the exons ATGCACTTTTCCATTCCCGAAACCGAGTCCCGCAGCGGGGACAGCGGCGGCTCCGCTTACGTG GCCTATAACATTCACGTGAATGGAGTCCTGCACTGTCGGGTGCGCTACAGCCAGCTCCTGGGGCTGCACGAGCAG CTTCGGAAGGAGTATGGGGCCAATGTACTTCCTGCATTCCCCCCAAAGAAGCTTTTCTCTCTGACTCCTGCTGAGGTAGAACAGAGGAGAGAGCAGTTAGAGAAGTACATGCAAGCTG TTCGGCAAGACCCATTGCTTGGGAGCAGCGAGACCTTCAACAGTTTCCTGCGTCGGGCACAACAG GAGACACAGCAGGTCCCCACAGAGGAAGTGTCCTTGGAAGTGCTGCTCAGCAACGGGCAGAAAGTTCTTATCAACGTGCTAACTTCAGATCAGACTGAGGATGTCCTGGAG GCTGTAGCTGCAAAGCTGGATCTTCCAGATGACTTGATTGGATACTTTAGCCTATTCTTAGTTCGAGAAAAAGAGGATGGAGCCTTTTCTT TTGTACGGAAGTTGCAAGAGTTTGAGCTGCCTTATGTGTCTGTTACCAGCCTTCGGAGTCAAGAGTATAAGATTGTGCTGAGGAAGAG TTATTGGGACTCTGCCTATGATGACGATGTCATGGAGAACCGGGTTGGCCTGAACCTGCTTTATGCTCAG ACGGTATCAGATATTGAGCGTGGGTGGATCTTGGTCACCAAGGAACAGCACCGGCAACTCAAATCTCTGCAAGAGAAGGTCTCCAAGAAGGAG TTCCTGAGACTGGCCCAGACACTGCGGCACTATGGCTACCTGCGCTTTGATGCCTGTGTGGCTGACTTCCCGGAAAAGGACTGTCCCGTGGTGGTGAGCGCGGGCAACAGTGAGCTCAGCCTGCAGCTCCGCCTGCCTGGCCAGCAACTCCGAGAAGGCTCCTTCCGGGTCACCCGCATGCGATGCTGGCGGGTCACCTCCTCT gTGCCATTGCCCAGTGGAAGCACGAGCAGcccgggccggggccggggcgAGGTGCGCCTGGAACTGGCTTTTGAATACCTCATGAGCAAGGACCGGCTACAGTGGGTCACCATCACTAGCCCCCAG GCTATCATGATGAGCATCTGCTTGCAGTCCATGGTGGATGAACTGATGGTGAAGAAATCAGGCGGCAGTATCAGGAAG ATGCTGCGCCGGCGGGTGGGGGGCACTCTGAGACGCTCAGACAGCCAGCAAGCAGTGAAGTCCCCACCACTGCTT GAGTCACCTGATGCCACCCGGGAGTCTATGGTCAAACTCTCA AGTAAGCTGAGTGCTGTGAGCTTGCGGGGAATTGGCAGTCCCAGCACAGATGCCAGTGCCAGTGATGTCCACGGCAATTTCGCCTTCGAGGGCATTGGAGATGAGGATCTGTAA
- the ZNF513 gene encoding zinc finger protein 513 isoform X2, whose amino-acid sequence MPRRKQSHPQPVKCEGVKVDTEDSLDEGPGALVLESDLLLGQDLEFEEEEEEEEGDGNSDQLMGFERDSEGDSLGARPGLPYGLSDDESGGGRALSAESEVEEPARGPGEARGERPGPACQLCGGPTGEGPCCGAGGPGGGPLLPPRLLYSCRLCTFVSHYSSHLKRHMQTHSGEKPFRCGRCPYASAQLVNLTRHTRTHTGEKPYRCPHCPFACSSLGNLRRHQRTHAGPPTPPCPTCGFRCCAPRPARPPSPTEQEGAVPRRPEDALLLPDLSLHVPPGGASFLPDCGQLRGEGEGLCGTGSEPLPELLFPWTCRGCGQELEEGEGSRLGAAMCGRCMRGEAGGGASGGPQGPSDKGFACSLCPFATHYPNHLARHMKTHSGEKPFRCARCPYASAHLDNLKRHQRVHTGEKPYKCPLCPYACGNLANLKRHGRIHSGDKPFRCSLCNYSCNQSMNLKRHMLRHTGEKPFRCTTCAYTTGHWDNYKRHQKTDQKPPFSPPLARGSTQTNLGTIRTSPTPWAGGHMDQGALP is encoded by the exons ATGCCCCGAAGGAAGCAAAGCCACCCGCAGCCCGTGAAATGCGAGGGGGTCAAAG TGGATACTGAAGACTCCCTCGACGAAGGACCCGGGGCCCTGGTATTGGAGAGTGATTTGCTACTAGGCCAGGATCTGGAgtttgaggaggaagaggaagaggaggaaggcgACGGCAACAGTGACCAGCTCATGGGCTTCGAGAGAGACTCAGAAG GAGACTCTCTGGGGGCCAGGCCTGGGCTTCCCTACGGGCTGAGCGACGATGAGTCTGGGGGCGGCCGGGCACTAAGTGCGGAGAGTGAAGTTGAGGAGCCAGCCAGGGGTCCAGGGGAGGCCAGGGGTGAGAGGCCAGGCCCAGCCTGCCAGCTGTGTGGGGGGCCGACAGGTGAGGGGCCGTGTTGTGGGGCAGGAGGGCCGGGTGGGGGGCCCCTGCTGCCCCCACGGCTACTGTACTCATGCCGCCTCTGCACCTTCGTGTCCCACTACTCGAGCCACCTGAAGCGgcacatgcagacacacagcGGAGAGAAGCCGTTCCGCTGTGGCCGCTGCCCCTACGCCTCAGCCCAGCTCGTCAACCTGACACGACATACCCGCACCCACACTGGCGAGAAGCCCTACCGCTGTCCCCACTGCCCCTTTGCctgcagcagcctgggcaacctgagGCGGCATCAGCGTACCCACGCAGGGCCCCCCACTCCTCCCTGCCCGACCTGTGGCTTCCGCTGCTGTGCTCCACGACCAGCCCGGCCTCCCAGTCCCACAGAGCAGGAAGGGGCGGTGCCCCGGCGACCTGAAG ATGCTCTGCTCCTTCCAGATTTGAGCCTCCATGTGCCACCAGGTGGTGCCAGTTTCCTGCCAGACTGTGGGCAGCTGCGGGGTGAAGGGGAGGGCCTCTGTGGAACTGGATCAGAACCACTGCCAGAGCTGCTATTTCCTTGGACCTGCCGGGGCTGTGGACAAGAGCTGGAGGAGGGTGAGGGCAGTCGGCTGGGAGCTGCCATGTGTGGGCGCTGCATGCGAGGAGAGGCTGGAGGGGGTGCCAGTGGGGGGCCCCAGGGCCCCAGTGACAAAGGCTTTGCCTGTAGCCTCTGCCCCTTTGCCACTCACTATCCCAACCACCTGGCCCGGCACATGAAGACACACAGTGGCGAGAAGCCCTTCCGCTGCGCCCGCTGTCCTTATGCCTCTGCTCATCTGGATAACCTGAAACGGCACCAGCGCGTCCATACAGGAGAGAAGCCCTACAAGTGTCCCCTCTGCCCTTATGCCTGTGGCAATCTGGCCAACCTCAAGCGTCATGGTCGCATCCACTCTGGTGACAAACCTTTTCGGTGTAGCCTTTGCAACTACAGCTGCAACCAGAGCATGAACCTTAAACGTCACATGCTGCGGCACACAGGCGAGAAGCCCTTCCGCTGTACCACCTGCGCCTATACCACGGGCCACTGGGACAACTACAAGCGCCACCAAAAG ACGGACCAGAAGCCACCTTTTTCTCCCCCGCTGGCCAGGGGCTCCACACAGACTAACCTAGGCACTATAAGGACCAGCCCAACCCCATGGGCGGGGGGCCATATGGACCAGGGGGCCTTGCCTTGA
- the ZNF513 gene encoding zinc finger protein 513 isoform X1, which yields MPRRKQSHPQPVKCEGVKVDTEDSLDEGPGALVLESDLLLGQDLEFEEEEEEEEGDGNSDQLMGFERDSEGDSLGARPGLPYGLSDDESGGGRALSAESEVEEPARGPGEARGERPGPACQLCGGPTGEGPCCGAGGPGGGPLLPPRLLYSCRLCTFVSHYSSHLKRHMQTHSGEKPFRCGRCPYASAQLVNLTRHTRTHTGEKPYRCPHCPFACSSLGNLRRHQRTHAGPPTPPCPTCGFRCCAPRPARPPSPTEQEGAVPRRPEDALLLPDLSLHVPPGGASFLPDCGQLRGEGEGLCGTGSEPLPELLFPWTCRGCGQELEEGEGSRLGAAMCGRCMRGEAGGGASGGPQGPSDKGFACSLCPFATHYPNHLARHMKTHSGEKPFRCARCPYASAHLDNLKRHQRVHTGEKPYKCPLCPYACGNLANLKRHGRIHSGDKPFRCSLCNYSCNQSMNLKRHMLRHTGEKPFRCTTCAYTTGHWDNYKRHQKVHGHGGAGGPGLSASEGWAPPHSPPSVLSSRGPPALGTAGSRAVHTDSP from the exons ATGCCCCGAAGGAAGCAAAGCCACCCGCAGCCCGTGAAATGCGAGGGGGTCAAAG TGGATACTGAAGACTCCCTCGACGAAGGACCCGGGGCCCTGGTATTGGAGAGTGATTTGCTACTAGGCCAGGATCTGGAgtttgaggaggaagaggaagaggaggaaggcgACGGCAACAGTGACCAGCTCATGGGCTTCGAGAGAGACTCAGAAG GAGACTCTCTGGGGGCCAGGCCTGGGCTTCCCTACGGGCTGAGCGACGATGAGTCTGGGGGCGGCCGGGCACTAAGTGCGGAGAGTGAAGTTGAGGAGCCAGCCAGGGGTCCAGGGGAGGCCAGGGGTGAGAGGCCAGGCCCAGCCTGCCAGCTGTGTGGGGGGCCGACAGGTGAGGGGCCGTGTTGTGGGGCAGGAGGGCCGGGTGGGGGGCCCCTGCTGCCCCCACGGCTACTGTACTCATGCCGCCTCTGCACCTTCGTGTCCCACTACTCGAGCCACCTGAAGCGgcacatgcagacacacagcGGAGAGAAGCCGTTCCGCTGTGGCCGCTGCCCCTACGCCTCAGCCCAGCTCGTCAACCTGACACGACATACCCGCACCCACACTGGCGAGAAGCCCTACCGCTGTCCCCACTGCCCCTTTGCctgcagcagcctgggcaacctgagGCGGCATCAGCGTACCCACGCAGGGCCCCCCACTCCTCCCTGCCCGACCTGTGGCTTCCGCTGCTGTGCTCCACGACCAGCCCGGCCTCCCAGTCCCACAGAGCAGGAAGGGGCGGTGCCCCGGCGACCTGAAG ATGCTCTGCTCCTTCCAGATTTGAGCCTCCATGTGCCACCAGGTGGTGCCAGTTTCCTGCCAGACTGTGGGCAGCTGCGGGGTGAAGGGGAGGGCCTCTGTGGAACTGGATCAGAACCACTGCCAGAGCTGCTATTTCCTTGGACCTGCCGGGGCTGTGGACAAGAGCTGGAGGAGGGTGAGGGCAGTCGGCTGGGAGCTGCCATGTGTGGGCGCTGCATGCGAGGAGAGGCTGGAGGGGGTGCCAGTGGGGGGCCCCAGGGCCCCAGTGACAAAGGCTTTGCCTGTAGCCTCTGCCCCTTTGCCACTCACTATCCCAACCACCTGGCCCGGCACATGAAGACACACAGTGGCGAGAAGCCCTTCCGCTGCGCCCGCTGTCCTTATGCCTCTGCTCATCTGGATAACCTGAAACGGCACCAGCGCGTCCATACAGGAGAGAAGCCCTACAAGTGTCCCCTCTGCCCTTATGCCTGTGGCAATCTGGCCAACCTCAAGCGTCATGGTCGCATCCACTCTGGTGACAAACCTTTTCGGTGTAGCCTTTGCAACTACAGCTGCAACCAGAGCATGAACCTTAAACGTCACATGCTGCGGCACACAGGCGAGAAGCCCTTCCGCTGTACCACCTGCGCCTATACCACGGGCCACTGGGACAACTACAAGCGCCACCAAAAGGTGCATGGCCACGGTGGGGCAGGAGGGCCTGGTCTCTCCGCCTCTGAGGGCTGGGCCCCACCTCATAGCCCACCCTCTGTTTTGAGCTCTCGGGGCCCACCAGCCCTGGGGACTGCTGGCAGCCGGGCTGTCCATACAGACTCACCCTGA